From the genome of Chanos chanos chromosome 5, fChaCha1.1, whole genome shotgun sequence, one region includes:
- the irf9 gene encoding interferon regulatory factor 9 → MASGKIRSTRRLRAWMVEQVNSGKYPGLIWDNTEKTMFRIPWKHAGKQDFRSEEDAAIFKAWAEFKGKLSEDGRSDPASWKTRLRCALNKSPEFSEVTERSQLDISEPYKVYRLVPMAEQGVAEMKRQGRERTVKNKKRMKRYSSESESEEDVPAKQIKEEITAVQPITMSVQEVDTNTANEISLHPEELTDSIVTLKSDGVINEIQLNFTIETIPPSAATRELHSFLVTVHYVGQEVLRREIVGSDFRIAFQPCSPLPPSPPSLNGTVFHRIPLPEPPAEMTSNPDLGPRLQAISTLLPFMEKGVALTSTGSGIYAKRFCQGRVFWRGPHTTKAGPHKLERAGEPTMLFNRETFKQELESFRTTGIAPPQSSFTMCFGEELHDTDDPSDKHIIIKISLPWAEKQTEDAQVFRNSINLLHNLASSSPNGEVTLNLVPVP, encoded by the exons ATGGCATCTGGCAAAATTCGATCCACGCGCCGACTGCGGGCCTGGATGGTGGAACAG GTGAACAGTGGAAAGTATCCTGGTTTAATATGGGATAATACAGAGAAGACTATGTTTCGCATTCCCTGGAAACATGCTGGCAAACAAGACTTTCGCAGTGAAGAGGATGCTGCAATATTCAAG GCCTGGGCAGAGTTTAAAGGGAAGCTGTCAGAGGATGGGCGTTCTGATCCCGCCTCCTGGAAGACCCGTCTCCGCTGTGCACTGAACAAGAGCCCTGAATTCAGTGAGGTCACAGAGAGGTCACAGTTGGATATATCCGAACCATATAAAGTGTACAGGCTTGTACCAATGGCAGAACAGG GTGTGGCTGAAATGaagagacagggcagagagagaaccgtgaaaaacaaaaagaggatgAAGAGGTACAGCAGTGAATCAGAAAGTGAGGAAGATGTCCCTGCAAAGCAGATCAAAGAGGAAATTACTGCCGTTCAGCCAATCACTATG TCTGTACAGGAAGTTGACACCAACACTGCAAATGAGATCAGTTTACATCCTGAAGAGCTGACAGACTCCATAGTCACCTTAAAGAGCGATGGGG tTATCAATGAGATCCAGTTGAACTTCACGATTGAGACCATCCCTCCCTCTGCAGCTACTAGAG AGCTTCACTCTTTCCTTGTCACAGTACACTATGTGGGGCAGGAGGTTTTGCGACGGGAGATTGTGGGTAGTGACTTCAGAATAGCCTTTCAGCCATGCTCCCCGTTGCCACCGTCTCCGCCTTCACTTAATGGGACCGTATTCCACCGGATACCTCTTCCCGAACCCCCTGCTGAGATGACGTCAAACCCAGACCTGGGCCCTCGTCTGCAGGCCATCTCCACACTCCTGCCATTCATGGAAAAAGGAGTGGCCCTAACTTCCACAGGATCAGGAATCTATGCCAAACGCTTCTGCCAGGGAAGGGTGTTCTGGAGGGGTCCACACACCACCAAAGCCGGGCCACACAAGTTAGAGAGAGCTGGGGAACCCACAATGCTCTTTAACAGAGAAACCTTCAAACAAG AGCTGGAGAGTTTCCGTACCACTGGAATTGCACCACCTCAGTCTAGCTTTACTATGTGTTTTGGAGAGGAGCTTCACGACACAGATGACCCTTCTGATAAGCACATCATAATAAAG ATCTCTCTTCCCTGGGCTGAAAAGCAGACAGAAGATGCACAAGTCTTCAGAAACTCCATAAATTTACTCCATAACCTGGCCAGCAGCTCACCAAATGGAGAGGTCACTCTCAACCTTGTCCCAGTGCCCTGA
- the LOC115812514 gene encoding E3 ubiquitin-protein ligase RNF31-like — translation MGSPSTEFEELRQKAESHLVSTGSAQEVKAYVMMLAETALPLTTKYQHIDTKTLLLENTAGQNREEALDSLGKMVKALNVLEKYGCNLTNPTRPKYWRIVKHNNPIFRSTVDAMKRGRDVLHLYGYTTQLPDGLSYPDEVTEPDIRRVAAVAIEVMVFRAELDLLVKGSHPHSRFFESILPFLGQQKHETEGAGITSDAVIFPSTKTEETKSEPPA, via the exons ATGGGCTCTCCTTCAACTGAGTTTGAGGAGCTAAGACAAAAGGCGGAGTCTCACCTTGTGTCCACTGGCTCGGCCCAGGAAGTGAAGGCTTATGTTATGATGCTGGCTGAGACGGCTCTTCCTCTGACTACCAAATATCAGCACATTGACACCAAAACCCTGCTGTTGGAAAATACTGCTggacagaacagagaagag GCTTTGGACTCCTTGGGTAAGATGGTGAAGGCACTTAATGTTCTAGAGAAATACGGCTGTAATTTAACCAATCCCACCAGGCCCAAGTACTGGCGCATTGTAAAGCATAACAACCCCATCTTCAGGAGCACAGTGGACGCCATGAAG CGTGGAAGGGATGTGTTGCATCTCTATGGTTACACCACTCAGCTTCCGGATGGCCTCAGCTATCCAGATGAGGTCACGGAGCCAGATATTCGAAGAGTTGCTGCAGTAGCCATAGAGGTCATGGTGTTTCGGGCAGAGCTGGACTTGCTTGTCAAG GGATCACACCCACATTCACGGTTCTTTGAAAGTATTTTGCCTTTTCTTGgacaacaaaaacatgagaCG GAGGGGGCAGGGATCACATCAGATGCTGTTATATTTCCTTCCACTAAAACTGAGGAGACGAAGTCTGAGCCTcctgcc
- the psme2 gene encoding proteasome activator complex subunit 2: MPKTAVLKISAENAVKVENFRQSLYRQAEDLFSNHIPRKISKLDNLLQEEELNVTDLSSLHAPLEIPIPDPPTPEDEEMETDKNEEEEKKKKKPPKCGFIKGNERIVKLLDIVKPEIVALKETCITVSCWIAHLIPKIEDGNDFGVAIQEKIIERIAAVKTKVEGFQTNINKYFSERGDAVAKASKDTHVMDYRALVHEKDEAAFSEIRVIVLDIRGFYAELYDIISKNLEKVTNPKGEEKPSMY; this comes from the exons ATGCCAAAAACTGCAGTACTCAAGATAAGCGCAGAAAATGCGGTGAAG GTGGAAAACTTCCGTCAGTCACTGTATCGACAG GCTGAAGATCTCTTCTCTAATCATATTCCCAGGAAAATCTCTAAACTGGACAATTTACTTCAG GAAGAAGAACTCAATGTCACTGACCTCTCCTCCCTCCATGCACCCCTAGAAATCCCCATTCCTGATCCCCCCACCCCTGAGGATGAG GAAATGGAGACAGACaagaatgaagaggaggagaaaaagaagaaaaaac CCCCCAAGTGTGGTTTCATCAAAGGTAATGAGAGGATTGTGAAGCTGCTGGATATAGTGAAGCCAGAGATTGTTGCACTGAAGGAGACCTGCATCACA GTTTCCTGTTGGATTGCACACCTCATTCCTAAAATAGAGGACGGCAATGATTTTGGTGTTGCAATCCAG gAGAAGATCATTGAGAGAATAGCTGCTGTGAAGACTAAAGTGGAGGGATTTCAAACCAACATAAATAA gtaCTTCTCAGAGAGGGGTGATGCAGTAGCCAAAGCCTCCAAAGACACTCATGTG ATGGACTACCGTGCCCTAGTCCATGAGAAAGATGAGGCTGCGTTCTCTGAGATCAGGGTTATTGTGCTGGACATCCGCGGATTCTAC GCTGAgctctatgacatcatcagtaaGAACTTGGAGAAAGTGACTAATCCaaagggagaggagaagccTTCCATGTACTAA
- the LOC115812077 gene encoding E3 ubiquitin-protein ligase RNF31-like: MLRPKQTEPPATPCSPSTPTACDMCGEAPSFICSNCGSLPYCERCDAVVHRHPEKVAHKRDHISPSQKENCAICGLAPVAANCPTCAQRLCTECDKLRHSHPDRKGHRRMPVNITKAPESLRLSFSSWECTQCSTVNHARAVTCRSCGRPPLGNASPAGQEASSPSTPSEWECKSCTMVNSGTSVLCEVCERPRLATRPPITPEQLFPPKPNPPVDTEAEWTCKHCTFVNSSPSAVCEMCNLSRNEPVVKTNKSPPLENTMQHFEKPQVPPRQVDLKRQESMRNEGLTLIRYIRDGEKRGISPEEVYAALNVSGGSNVDPFDWLQSELPHLLDEICAVVASIQDNKTAKDGQPQSGEVLLSRAEAKQAWLDAGGNTEKAVQKLLKSRQAKTRELQSLGFTDRVKCEEALRVSGGDLNGALTHLQHPLLEPLRQRIWSEQTEIIIDPKDPDKEKTCRRLLALYDLPSWGRCELAWSLLQEPGAEYTLDDVVQAVKQHHDRDFVRRMLVQDCAICYCNFPFSKMASLISCQCSICNECFQEHFTVAVKDKHIRDMVCPACGEPDINDPEALYNYFSILDSQLKNCLKRDVHELFMKKLAEYTLMQDPKFLWCSHCTNGFIYDGTQLKVTCQACHKSFCSKCKKPWEDQHENVTCEQFQTWKRENDPEYQRQGLAGYIRDNGIKCPGCGFQYALAKGGCMHFTCSQCRHEFCSGCNGPYHKTGCPVRECTMQNGLHAHHPRDCLFYLRDWEPPRLQALLQKSGVEFNTEPPNGIQTGECGVMEQKDEAGQHVDSPCGHEVALGHAGLCDKHYREYLVSLINEHALDPAPLFDKDELVTACKRYYIDHTQEDNEDDVTYHNRLLQKLMELPLGEKIPRKK, from the exons ATGCTCAGACCAAAGCAAACCGAACCTCCTGCCACACCCTGCTCACCGTCTACTCCTACAGCATGTGACATGTGCGGAGAAGCACCCTCCTTCATCTGCTCCAACTGTGGCTCCCTCCCTTACTGTGAAAGATGTGACGCTGTTGTCCATCGTCACCCTGAAAAAGTCGCTCATAAGAGAGATCACATATCACCCTCTCAGAAAG AGAACTGCGCTATCTGTGGTTTGGCTCCTGTTGCTGCTAACTGCCCAACCTGTGCCCAGAGGCTGTGCACAGAATGTGACAAACTGCGTCACTCTCACCCCGACCGGAAGGGTCACAGAAGAATGCCTGTGAACATAACCAAAGCTCCAGAATCTTTACG GCTGTCTTTCTCATCGTGGGAATGTACACAGTGCTCCACTGTAAACCACGCTCGGGCAGTCACGTGTAGGAGTTGTGGACGACCACCTCTGGGTAACGCTTCCCCTGCTGGACAAGAGGCCTCATCCCCCTCTACTCCATCAG AGTGGGAATGTAAGAGTTGCACAATGGTGAACTCAGGTACCAGCGTTCTCTGTGAGGTGTGCGAGCGTCCACGTCTAGCAACACGGCCTCCGATAACACCTGAGCAACTCTTTCCTCCCAAACCCAATCCACCAGTGGATACAGAGGCAGAG tgGACGTGCAAGCATTGCACCTTCGTCAACTCTTCGcccagtgctgtgtgtgaaatgtgtaaCCTGTCACGCAATGAACCagttgtgaaaacaaacaaaagtccaCCACTTGAAAACACTATGCAGCACTTTGAAAAGCCCCAAGTCCCGCCAAGGCAGGTGGACCTGAAGAGGCAGGAGAGCATGCGGAATGAAGGACTTACACTCATCCGTTATATCAGA GATGGAGAAAAGAGGGGGATTAGTCCCGAGGAGGTGTATGCTGCCCTTAACGTTTCGGGAGGCAGTAACGTGGACCCTTTTGACTGGCTGCAGTCTGAGTTACCGCATCTGCTAGATGAAATCTGTGCCGTGGTCGCTTCCATTCAGGACAATAAAACTGCCAAGGACGGTCAGCCACAAAGCGGGGAAGTATTGTTATCAAGAGCAGAGGCCAAACAAGCCTGGCTTGACGCAGGGGGCAATACTGAGAAAGCTGTCCAAAAGTTACTGAAAAGCAGACAGGCAAAG acaCGTGAACTGCAGTCTTTAGGCTTCACAGACCGGGTGAAATGTGAGGAAGCACTGAGAGTGAGTGGAGGGGACTTGAATGGGGCTTTGACTCACTTACAACACCCCCTACTGGAACCATTACGTCAGCGCATCTGgagtgaacagacagaaatcATCATAGATCCTAAAGACCCTGATAAAGAG AAGACGTGTCGGAGACTGCTTGCGCTGTACGACCTGCCGAGCTGGGGTCGCTGTGAGTTAGCATGGTCTCTACTTCAGGAACCTGGGGCTGAGTACACGTTAGACGATGTCGTCCAAGCGGTCAAACAACACCACGACCGCGACTTCGTCCGCCGCATGCTTGTTCAGGATTGTGCAATTTGCTATTGCAACTTTCCGTTTAGTAAG ATGGCATCTTTGATATCATGTCAGTGCTCCATATGCAATGAATGTTTTCAAGAACACTTCACTGTCGCtgtgaaagacaaacacatcagagaCATGGTGTGTCCAGCCTGTGGGGAACCAGACATCAACGACCCTGAAGCCCTTTACAATTACTTCTCTATCCTGGATTCACAG CTGAAGAACTGTCTTAAGCGTGACGTGCATGAGCTCTTCATGAAGAAGCTTGCAGAATACACGCTTATGCAGGACCCAAAGTTCCTCTGGTGTTCCCAT TGCACTAATGGCTTCATCTATGATGGAACGCAGCTCAAAGTGACCTGCCAGGCTTGCCATAAGAGCTTCTGTTCAAAGTGCAAGAAACCA tggGAGGATCAGCATGAGAATGTCACTTGTGAGCAGTTTCAGAcctggaaaagagagaatgatcCAGAATATCAGAGACAGGGTCTAGCTGGTTACATACGAGACAATGGCATCA AATGTCCAGGCTGTGGATTTCAGTATGCTTTGGCAAAAGGAGGCTGCATGCATTTTACCTGTTCACAGTGCAGGCATGAGTTCTGCAGTGGCTGTAACGGCCCATATCACAAA acagGATGCCCTGTGAGAGAGTGCACCATGCAAAATGGGCTGCACGCACACCACCCCCGTGACTGCCTCTTTTACTTACGTGACTGGGAACCACCAAGACTTCAAGCCTTACTACAG AAAAGTGGTGTTGAATTCAATACTGAACCACCCAATGGAATTCAGACAG GAGAGTGTGGAGTAATGGAGCAGAAGGATGAGGCTGGACAACATGTTGACTCTCCATGTGGACATGAGGTTGCCCTTGGGCACGCTGGACTTTGCGA taAACACTACAGAGAGTATCTGGTCAGCCTCATCAATGAGCATGCCCTCGATCCCGCCCCACTCTTTGATAAAGATGAATTAGTGACTGCCTGCAAGAGATATTACATAGATCATACACAGGAAGACAATGAGGATGATGTCACATATCACAACAGACTGTTGCAG AAACTGATGGAGCTTCCGCTTGGAGAAAAGATTCCTCGGAAAAagtga